In the genome of Tripterygium wilfordii isolate XIE 37 chromosome 19, ASM1340144v1, whole genome shotgun sequence, one region contains:
- the LOC119985531 gene encoding uncharacterized protein LOC119985531 encodes MKGTIVTLEELSYNAKKEIVDKVDKLKRNKVEINSSKEQMEYAFLESQKFQKLYEADEDFIQQKEAEILVSTIWRPPWGLDNHSARSVISGRLSIMSSDDSNDFATQLAALKAQMAEDKAAAKAESASVRAENIALRGKVEQLLAQLSTPPSTSQVRLNIGSMQSLDSPNPAETSCQPRSQSFNVPHLPLSVGEQSNAYHRDLPPPPTRSAMTTNAGLSYDKGLTDAQRLTEVKTFLKRLPGVLVPIRKSLPDSYSDSPFSDRIVSVEMPKKFHLPNMRSFDGTSDPDDHMAQYRQRMLTLTVSRESREACMCKAFGCCLTGPALQWFINLPNASISSFAQLTDLFIEQFASSRRLPKASDDLYKIRRGSEESLRSYIGRFLAEKVLIPSCNVETAVTAFRKGLSPSDELYKELTKFPCTNMEDALARAWAQVKWDEDESNQQQPPAGRSVGHTGVGKDQCQDHRPRGSDRSRHDRRQYDRSRSASSSFRKPEYAFNIEPTEMISTLKSLGNKVQWPSKMRSPADRRDSSKWCDFHQDHGHTTRDCRGLHDEVIELLNRGHLKDVLTAKGKETMARWIDRELTPPTHPKPKGSVGVIIGGSEISGISHSAAKRNARKAVNPILRSTELVVPPSGQMISFIDDEATQLLNPHHDALVISILVANYTIKRVLVDNGSSTNVLFFGCLKAMEIDESHIIGRSTILLGFSGEQVYSLGEIALPVYTEGINPNTNFVVLKGSSPYNIILGRPWIHEMKAIPSTYHQLIRFPTKWGVKEIRGEQLASRNCYTSALKGKTNDL; translated from the exons atgaagggaacaattgTGACATTGGAGGAGTTAAGCTACAATGCTAAGAAGGAAATAGTTGACAAAGTTGATAAGCTAAAAAGGAATAAAGTGGAGATCAACTCTTcgaaagaacaaatggagtatgcctttttagaaagtcaaaaattccagaagTTGTATGAGGCAGACGAAGATTTCATTCAGCAAAAAGAGGCAgag attttagtGTCTACAATTTGGCGCCCACCGTGGGGCCTTGACAATCATTCGGCTAGATCAGTCATTTCCGGACGACTCTCCATCATGTCTTCGGACGATTCAAATGATTTTGCTACTCAACTGGCAGCGTTGAAGGCTCAAATGGCGGAGGACAAGGCTGCAGCAAAGGCCGAAAGTGCCTCCGTCCGGGCAGAAAACATTGCCTTGAGGGGTAAAGTAGAGCAGTTGTTGGCTCAGCTTTCCACACCACCCTCGACCTCACAGGTCCGTCTCAATATCGGCTCGATGCAGTCACTGGACTCTCCTAATCCAGCTGAAACTTCTTGTCAGCCGCGATCTCAGTCATTCAATGTCCCACACCTACCTTTATCGGTCGGTGAGCAATCTAATGCCTATCACAGGGATCTTCCGCCCCCACCAACTCGTTCGGCCATGACAACCAATGCCGGGCTGTCCTATGACAAGGGTTTAACCGACGCGCAGAGACTAACCGAAGTCAAAACATTCCTCAAACGACTTCCCGGAGTACTGGTGCCAATCCGGAAAAGCCTACCCGACAGTTATTCTGACTCTCCGTTCTCCGATCGCATCGTTTCGGTGGAAATGCCGAAGAAATTCCATCTTCCCAACATGCGCTCCTTCGATGGTACCAGCGACCCGGACGACCATATGGCCCAGTATAGACAAAGAATGCTCACCCTCACCGTGTCAAGGGAATCTCGTGAAGCATGCATGTGCAAAGCGTTCGGATGCTGCCTCACCGGTCCAGCATTACAATGGTTCATTAACCTCCCCAATGCCTCGATCAGTTCGTTCGCCCAACTGACAGATCTTTTCATAGAGCAGTTTGCTAGCAGCAGGAGGTTACCCAAAGCTTCGGACGATCTCTACAAAATCAGACGCGGGTCGGAGGAATCTCTTCGCTCTTATATTGGTCGCTTCCTGGCGGAGAAGGTGCTGATCCCTAGCTGTAACGTGGAGACAGCTGTCACAGCTTTCAGAAAGGGTCTGTCACCCTCCGACGAACTCTATAAAGAGTTGACGAAGTTTCCGTGTACCAACATGGAAGACGCGCTGGCGCGCGCGTGGGCCCAGGTTAAATGGGACGAGGATGAAAGCAATCAACAGCAACCCCCGGCCGGGAGGAGCGTCGGACACACTGGGGTCGGCAAGGATCAATGCCAAGATCATCGACCTCGAGGGTCGGATCGATCACGCCATGATAGACGACAATACGATCGATCTAGATCTGCATCGTCCAGTTTTCGAAAGCCGGAATACGCATTTAACATTGAACCGACCGAAATGATCTCCACTCTTAAGAGCTTGGGGAACAAGGTGCAGTGGCCTAGCAAAATGAGGTCCCCAGCTGACCGTCGGGACTCATCGAAGTGGTGCGATTTCCACCAAGACCATGGCCACACCACTCGGGATTGTCGAGGTTTACACGATGAAGTTATCGAGTTGTTGAACCGTGGGCACCTCAAAGACGTGTTGACCGCAAAGGGTAAAGAAACCATGGCCAGATGGATTGATCGAGAGCTGACACCACCGACTCACCCGAAGCCAAAAGGGTCAGTCGGAGTCATTATCGGTGGTTCTGAGATCAGCGGCATATCGCATTCAGCTGCAAAGAGAAATGCCCGGAAGGCTGTGAATCCAATCCTACGATCCACCGAACTTGTCGTACCACCGTCCGGACAAATGATAAGTTTTATTGATGATGAAGCCACGCAATTACTCAATCCACATCACGACGCTTTGGTAATATCTATTCTTGTTGCTAATTACACTATTAAACGTGTCTTGGTTGACAATGGCAGCTCGACGAATGTCCTATTCTTTGGTTGTCTCAAGGCAATGGAAATCGATGAATCCCATATCATTGGCCGGTCAACAATACTCCTTGGGTTCAGCGGGGAGCAGGTATACAGTCTGGGGGAGATCGCCCTGCCGGTTTATACCGAAGGAATAAATCCCAACACTAACTTCGTAGTGTTAAAAGGCTCTTCGCCGTATAACATCATACTCGGTCGACCATGGATCCACGAGATGAAAGCAATCCCTTCGACGTACCATCAACTGATACGTTTCCCTACGAAATGGGGAGTCAAAGAGATTAGGGGAGAACAACTTGCTTCACGGAACTGTTACACCAGTGCCTTGAAGGGGAAAACAAATGacttatag